In the genome of Deltaproteobacteria bacterium, one region contains:
- a CDS encoding DUF2242 domain-containing protein produces MKKPFPALRNPIPATSATPALQSAPSNAVSTQPSSAPAPTPAPVLQSVPAPTGGDATAIA; encoded by the coding sequence TTGAAGAAGCCCTTCCCAGCCCTGAGAAACCCCATCCCCGCGACGTCGGCGACGCCGGCGCTCCAGTCCGCTCCGAGCAACGCGGTGTCCACGCAGCCCAGCTCGGCGCCGGCTCCGACGCCCGCTCCGGTGCTCCAGAGCGTGCCCGCTCCGACCGGCGGTGATGCCACCGCCATCGCG
- a CDS encoding DUF11 domain-containing protein yields the protein MKTLTRRLVLVALSLSASVAGAAPTLRVQVNQSGDFLLIGNTLGFDCATGTPAPVVGTLAADACQQTTSNISDSSPDVYWSSDTPTDGDCTADTSFTASQARSTAVLSVPAGATITQAFLYWSATNSSGVPSTSVTLDRVGAGGFGPVTVNALQSWAPGTNNAYQSVADVTALVQQYGSGAYRVSGIDVAPFANVNVSVLYGGWWLVAFYALPSEPVRNLALFDGLDVVKAGSNQSIVLDGFLVPNTGFDGKLGVVAFEGDNVANGDALLFNGSTLSNAQNPADNFFNSTRSWLGAPVSVTGDLPQLTGTAQSMAGVDIDVVDVTAYLSAGQTSAPIDAVTAVPVGDTYFLGGFVTSIATYAPDFSTSTKTVTDVSGPTAYAGDTLKYVVTTQNTGNDTSVGTVVTDALPAEVTFVPGSITIDGAPMTDVAGDDPAEFDAATQTVTARLGTGADATQGGTLAPGSSSVLAFEVTVNADVVGDVSNVATITAGGQRGGPTSSFVTNPPTVETISPIPSSSSSGSIGSGSGSGSTSASSGSGSGSGSTSSGSGSGSGSGSSASSTASSSSSASSSSSSASSSSSAAATGSSSGSSASASASAGASSGSGSTGGATSGTSAVTGAAGAGGSTGSTGSAAKSGCGCGAGTQPADLSVLALFVAALARKRRGGVAVG from the coding sequence ATGAAAACCCTCACCCGCCGTCTCGTCCTCGTCGCGTTGTCCCTGTCGGCCAGCGTGGCCGGAGCCGCCCCGACGCTGCGCGTCCAGGTTAACCAGAGCGGCGACTTCTTGCTCATCGGCAACACCCTCGGCTTCGACTGCGCCACCGGTACGCCCGCGCCCGTGGTCGGCACGCTCGCCGCGGATGCCTGCCAGCAGACCACGAGCAACATCAGCGACAGCTCGCCCGACGTGTACTGGTCCTCCGACACGCCCACCGACGGGGACTGCACCGCCGACACCAGCTTCACGGCGTCCCAGGCACGGAGCACGGCGGTCCTCAGCGTTCCCGCAGGCGCGACCATCACCCAGGCCTTCCTCTACTGGTCGGCGACCAACAGCAGCGGCGTCCCCAGCACCTCGGTGACGCTCGACCGCGTCGGCGCGGGCGGCTTCGGCCCGGTGACGGTCAACGCGCTCCAGTCGTGGGCGCCGGGCACGAACAACGCGTACCAGTCCGTCGCTGACGTCACCGCGCTCGTCCAGCAGTACGGAAGCGGCGCGTATCGCGTGAGCGGAATCGACGTCGCGCCCTTCGCCAACGTGAACGTGAGCGTGCTCTACGGCGGCTGGTGGCTGGTGGCGTTCTACGCCCTCCCCTCCGAGCCCGTTCGGAACCTGGCCCTCTTCGACGGCCTCGACGTGGTGAAGGCCGGAAGCAACCAGAGCATCGTCCTGGATGGCTTCCTGGTGCCCAACACCGGCTTCGACGGCAAGCTGGGGGTGGTCGCGTTCGAAGGCGACAACGTCGCCAACGGTGACGCGCTCCTCTTCAACGGGAGCACGCTCTCCAACGCCCAGAACCCGGCGGACAACTTCTTCAACAGCACCCGCTCGTGGCTGGGGGCGCCGGTGAGCGTGACCGGCGATCTGCCGCAGCTCACGGGGACGGCCCAGAGCATGGCTGGCGTGGACATCGACGTGGTCGACGTGACCGCCTACCTCAGCGCGGGACAGACCTCGGCGCCCATCGACGCGGTGACCGCGGTGCCGGTGGGAGACACCTACTTCCTCGGCGGCTTCGTCACCTCCATTGCCACCTACGCGCCCGACTTCAGCACCTCGACCAAGACGGTGACCGACGTCAGCGGGCCCACGGCGTACGCCGGCGATACTTTGAAGTACGTCGTCACCACCCAGAACACGGGCAACGACACCTCGGTCGGGACCGTGGTCACCGATGCCCTGCCCGCGGAGGTGACGTTCGTGCCCGGCTCGATCACCATCGACGGCGCGCCCATGACCGACGTCGCCGGGGACGACCCGGCGGAGTTCGACGCCGCCACCCAGACCGTCACCGCGCGTCTCGGCACCGGCGCCGACGCCACCCAGGGCGGAACCCTCGCTCCCGGCTCGTCGAGCGTGCTCGCCTTCGAGGTCACGGTGAACGCCGACGTGGTGGGCGACGTGTCGAACGTGGCCACCATCACCGCGGGCGGTCAGCGCGGCGGCCCGACGTCGAGCTTCGTCACCAACCCGCCGACCGTGGAGACCATCTCGCCCATCCCGAGCAGCAGCTCGAGCGGAAGCATCGGCTCGGGCAGCGGAAGCGGCAGCACCAGCGCGAGCAGCGGCTCGGGCAGCGGGAGCGGCAGCACCAGCTCGGGCAGCGGGAGTGGCAGTGGCAGCGGCAGCAGCGCGTCGTCGACCGCGAGCAGCAGCAGCAGCGCGTCGTCGTCCAGCAGCAGCGCGTCGTCCAGCAGCAGCGCGGCGGCGACCGGGAGCAGCTCGGGGAGCAGCGCGAGCGCGTCGGCGTCGGCCGGTGCGTCGAGTGGAAGCGGCTCGACGGGTGGCGCCACCTCCGGCACTTCTGCCGTGACGGGCGCGGCGGGCGCCGGTGGCTCGACGGGTTCGACGGGCTCGGCTGCCAAGAGTGGCTGCGGCTGCGGCGCGGGGACCCAGCCGGCCGACCTGAGCGTGCTGGCGTTGTTCGTGGCGGCGCTGGCGAGGAAGCGACGCGGCGGGGTGGCGGTCGGGTAG
- a CDS encoding carboxypeptidase regulatory-like domain-containing protein, with product MPSSMGIEQASTDIEGGFVAVTVVDDRGDAIAGARVTLGKDGHATDTDGHGMARIGPVPARGYAVLASAAGHQAIDDAATVDVTAGQTASLTIHLETAALLSGRVVDQDGRPIARVRVSAWEAEDGGEIHHGRAETSPDGAFAIDGLAAGRVGLTVDDDHFMVLRTDAVAPAQGVRLVLQPGLRLGGRVEDDRGAPVHGMISVQDAEGTGRLADVGADGRFELGGLAPGRADLQFLEERDGLKGRNPAEVREQLDLKDSRPDHVVRLVRGERIAGRVIDERGEPVGGVWVTAVALVNPPTIPPSLVTGPDGHFEFERLPSGDFKVGAARGAYAESDGWVVARTGDSRLVLTLRSAPKAHGRVVTADGKPVPSFTFDGDVRTDPGGQFSEDVEEKDGRIEFSVGAKGLVTRTVSVPVSRSMPVEVGDVVLEAGRTIAGRVVDATTRAPIVGARVMTKDEAELFEDTLPRRPRGVPTLSDGRFQLGHVPSQDAEVVIWAEGYEESTASVPAGTSEIAVELSRESPTGDGGASP from the coding sequence ATGCCCTCATCCATGGGGATCGAGCAGGCGTCGACCGATATCGAAGGAGGCTTCGTCGCCGTGACCGTCGTCGACGACCGCGGCGATGCCATCGCCGGCGCAAGAGTCACCTTAGGAAAGGACGGGCACGCGACCGACACGGATGGTCACGGTATGGCGCGCATCGGCCCAGTGCCTGCGCGGGGCTATGCGGTTCTGGCTTCGGCCGCGGGACACCAGGCCATCGACGACGCGGCGACCGTTGATGTCACTGCGGGGCAGACGGCGTCGCTCACGATCCACCTCGAGACCGCTGCGCTCCTCAGCGGCCGCGTCGTCGATCAGGACGGGAGACCCATCGCACGCGTTCGCGTCTCGGCGTGGGAGGCCGAGGACGGCGGCGAGATTCACCACGGTCGGGCGGAGACCAGCCCAGACGGCGCGTTCGCAATCGATGGACTCGCTGCAGGGCGTGTCGGGCTCACCGTCGATGACGATCACTTCATGGTGCTCCGAACGGACGCTGTGGCGCCCGCTCAGGGCGTGCGCCTGGTGCTCCAGCCGGGGCTTCGACTCGGCGGCCGAGTCGAAGACGACCGGGGAGCTCCCGTGCATGGGATGATCTCGGTCCAGGATGCCGAGGGGACAGGCCGGCTTGCCGACGTGGGCGCCGATGGCCGCTTCGAGCTCGGCGGACTTGCGCCCGGGCGCGCAGATCTCCAATTCCTCGAGGAGCGGGATGGCCTCAAGGGTCGCAACCCAGCCGAGGTTCGGGAGCAGCTCGATCTGAAGGACTCGCGGCCCGACCATGTGGTGCGGCTGGTACGTGGAGAGCGAATCGCCGGGCGGGTGATCGACGAGCGCGGCGAGCCCGTCGGCGGCGTCTGGGTCACGGCGGTCGCGCTGGTGAACCCTCCGACCATTCCGCCGAGCCTGGTCACAGGGCCCGACGGTCACTTCGAGTTCGAAAGGCTGCCCTCTGGCGACTTCAAAGTTGGGGCGGCGAGAGGCGCATACGCCGAGAGTGACGGCTGGGTGGTCGCTCGCACAGGCGATTCGCGCTTGGTGCTCACCCTGCGATCCGCTCCGAAGGCTCACGGCCGCGTCGTCACCGCAGACGGCAAGCCCGTCCCGTCCTTCACCTTCGACGGAGACGTGCGGACCGACCCTGGCGGCCAGTTCTCCGAGGACGTCGAGGAGAAGGATGGCCGGATTGAGTTCTCGGTTGGCGCGAAGGGCTTGGTGACTCGAACCGTGAGCGTTCCGGTTTCGCGCTCGATGCCGGTCGAGGTCGGAGACGTCGTCTTGGAAGCTGGTCGGACGATCGCCGGTCGTGTCGTCGACGCCACGACCCGGGCGCCAATCGTTGGCGCGCGCGTGATGACCAAGGATGAAGCCGAGCTCTTCGAAGATACGCTTCCCAGGCGCCCGCGAGGCGTGCCAACCCTGTCGGACGGCCGGTTCCAGCTCGGTCATGTCCCGTCCCAAGACGCCGAGGTGGTGATTTGGGCCGAGGGATACGAGGAATCGACCGCTTCCGTTCCGGCAGGTACGAGTGAGATCGCGGTAGAGCTCTCGCGAGAATCTCCAACCGGCGACGGGGGCGCGTCTCCTTGA
- the lepB gene encoding signal peptidase I, producing the protein MILGAHLPDSGSMFAQDVLRMSRMVKILLGISAAVVLLLGSLLLFRVRYEMFRAVPGSMAPGIDAKDLLLVDRWTYGYHAFHAERAQSVGRAPRLGEVVILHKPNADRHLDSITRVVAIAGDTIELDTDGSLIVNGQPLPRCKLGASHDAEQTPLDLFLETQDGHTHVIAQLPDEGRRHDFTLQTVPEDSVFVLGDSRDNAVDSRVFGPVPLDHLMGRVVWVNAVGRIGSDPERPIIPVAMSAALARCTEAKR; encoded by the coding sequence ATGATCCTTGGGGCGCATCTGCCTGACAGCGGCAGCATGTTCGCGCAAGATGTGCTGCGTATGTCGCGCATGGTGAAGATCCTCCTGGGAATCTCCGCAGCCGTGGTGCTGCTCCTCGGATCGCTTCTTCTCTTTCGGGTGCGCTACGAGATGTTCCGCGCAGTGCCTGGCTCCATGGCCCCCGGCATCGACGCCAAGGATCTTCTCCTCGTCGATCGCTGGACCTACGGCTATCACGCGTTCCATGCCGAGAGGGCCCAGAGCGTGGGTCGCGCGCCGAGGCTCGGCGAAGTGGTCATCCTCCACAAACCCAATGCCGATCGACACCTGGACAGCATCACGCGCGTGGTGGCGATCGCCGGCGATACAATCGAACTGGACACCGACGGCTCGCTCATCGTGAACGGCCAGCCTCTGCCTCGCTGCAAGTTGGGCGCCTCGCACGATGCGGAGCAAACGCCGCTCGACCTCTTCCTCGAGACGCAAGACGGCCACACCCACGTGATCGCCCAGCTTCCCGATGAAGGGCGCAGGCATGATTTCACATTGCAGACCGTGCCCGAGGATTCGGTGTTCGTGCTTGGCGACAGTCGGGACAACGCCGTCGACTCGCGCGTTTTCGGTCCCGTACCACTCGATCACCTGATGGGACGCGTGGTGTGGGTCAACGCCGTCGGTCGAATTGGCTCGGATCCAGAGCGACCGATCATTCCGGTGGCGATGTCCGCGGCGCTCGCGCGTTGCACCGAGGCCAAGCGATAA